The Campylobacter sp. CN_NE2 genome contains a region encoding:
- a CDS encoding phosphoribosyltransferase family protein, protein MIPRENLMFENQIQAAEKLIEILPVSDFKKDNYIIICSSLDSVILVDEIARKLKIGYEILFSEQIFAPNNPECAIACVSETQEIVIMDELVKSFGINLDYIYGQSNRKYEEKILKSVYKYRKGELLQDFENRNVILIDEGCESGMTALACIKSLTNLNAKTIIYATPLIPNSVAKNLGVLVDELFCVHNIADFVSVDFYYKEKIEPKVDIIMQILEESPYYLPLHKEVLEGEETNAVLS, encoded by the coding sequence ATGATTCCAAGAGAAAATTTAATGTTTGAAAATCAAATTCAAGCAGCCGAAAAACTAATAGAAATTTTGCCTGTAAGTGATTTTAAAAAAGATAATTATATTATTATCTGTTCGTCGCTAGATTCCGTTATTTTGGTAGATGAGATAGCTAGAAAATTAAAAATCGGTTATGAAATTTTATTTAGCGAACAAATTTTTGCGCCAAATAACCCTGAATGTGCCATTGCTTGTGTTAGCGAAACGCAAGAGATCGTTATAATGGACGAATTAGTTAAATCTTTTGGCATAAATTTAGACTATATTTACGGACAAAGTAATAGAAAATATGAAGAAAAAATTCTAAAAAGTGTTTATAAATACCGCAAAGGCGAACTTTTGCAAGATTTTGAAAATCGCAATGTCATTTTGATAGATGAAGGTTGCGAAAGCGGTATGACGGCACTTGCGTGTATAAAATCGCTTACAAATTTAAACGCGAAAACGATAATTTACGCAACGCCTTTAATACCAAACAGCGTTGCTAAGAATTTGGGCGTTTTGGTTGATGAGCTTTTTTGTGTTCATAATATTGCCGATTTTGTTTCGGTTGATTTTTATTACAAAGAAAAAATTGAGCCAAAAGTTGATATTATAATGCAAATTTTAGAAGAAAGTCCGTATTATTTACCTTTACATAAAGAAGTATTAGAAGGAGAAGAAACAAATGCAGTGCTTAGTTGA
- a CDS encoding CAP domain-containing protein: MQKRVRKLRFFLLLGAAFLLISCEKAPDNLKEPLESKSGFLVYDEPLNYLNNLRIKSGLNQLKQNQILDLAALNHAKYVVANSVMSHDEIQGKTGFTGENPSKRAEFVGYNSSVRENISFNADDLQSAIDGLMSAIYHRFAFLDFEIDEVGIAYFKNEKDASYAFEMGNSSLERFCSANKNDEGNGRFILGMCKDKTLKMKSDKFEMANRLNSTPFVYFPNSEPQQAFFSNEIPDPIPECKITANPISIEFNKFAKPVKMQSFKIYKNGVEITDTKILDKKSDPNGILNDRQFVLFSKSIFEFDAEYEAKFSYTQDGENKTHAWKFKTSTPKNNYFVAKDGDNLGVMPDIYYDIFIAPKDCNDLLSSYKASSSFMNKPEISNPHANTLRVKLSGAKGSKLKITTNDGKVINVFLKEKSKNYKQDPLIYAVGGIILAIIIFYFLARKRR, from the coding sequence TTGCAAAAGCGGGTCCGAAAGCTTAGATTTTTTTTGCTTTTGGGCGCTGCTTTTTTGCTTATTTCTTGCGAAAAAGCCCCAGATAATCTTAAAGAACCGCTTGAATCAAAAAGCGGTTTTTTAGTTTATGATGAACCGCTTAATTATCTAAATAATCTTCGCATAAAATCAGGACTTAACCAGCTAAAACAAAATCAAATTTTAGATCTTGCCGCGCTTAATCACGCAAAATATGTTGTTGCAAATTCAGTTATGTCGCACGATGAAATTCAAGGAAAAACCGGTTTTACAGGAGAAAATCCAAGCAAAAGAGCTGAGTTTGTAGGGTATAATTCAAGCGTTAGAGAAAATATATCTTTTAATGCCGATGATTTGCAAAGTGCAATTGACGGGCTTATGAGTGCGATTTATCATCGCTTTGCATTTTTGGATTTTGAAATCGATGAGGTCGGCATTGCCTACTTTAAAAACGAAAAAGACGCCAGTTACGCCTTTGAAATGGGAAATTCATCGCTTGAACGATTTTGTAGCGCAAACAAAAACGACGAAGGCAACGGCAGATTTATACTTGGTATGTGCAAGGATAAAACGCTAAAAATGAAATCCGATAAATTTGAAATGGCAAATAGATTAAATTCCACGCCGTTTGTTTATTTTCCAAATTCGGAACCCCAACAAGCTTTTTTTAGCAATGAAATTCCAGATCCTATTCCGGAGTGCAAAATCACGGCAAATCCGATAAGTATCGAATTTAATAAATTTGCTAAGCCCGTTAAAATGCAAAGTTTTAAAATTTACAAAAACGGCGTAGAAATCACAGATACAAAAATTTTGGATAAAAAAAGCGATCCAAACGGCATTTTAAACGACCGCCAGTTTGTGCTTTTTAGTAAAAGCATTTTTGAATTTGACGCGGAATACGAAGCCAAATTTAGCTACACGCAAGATGGAGAAAATAAAACTCATGCGTGGAAATTTAAAACTTCCACACCAAAAAACAACTATTTTGTAGCCAAAGATGGCGATAATTTGGGCGTTATGCCCGATATTTATTATGATATTTTTATCGCACCAAAAGATTGCAATGACTTGCTAAGTTCATATAAGGCAAGTTCTTCATTTATGAATAAACCTGAAATTTCAAATCCACATGCAAATACTTTGCGAGTTAAACTTAGTGGCGCAAAAGGTTCGAAACTAAAAATTACGACAAATGACGGCAAAGTTATCAATGTGTTTTTAAAAGAAAAATCAAAAAATTACAAGCAAGATCCGCTCATCTACGCTGTGGGCGGTATAATTTTAGCTATAATTATATTTTATTTTTTAGCAAGGAAACGACGATGA
- a CDS encoding uroporphyrinogen-III synthase: MAKKQSLIYLISNTPCSDERIAHLQVCEIKFFEFANLGEFDSIVITSKNAIKALEFNQISLNLNTQIYAIGEASHKEAKKFGFKNIYLAKNSHGSEFAREILPFLKGKILYLKAKETVSNLDKYLLQNGVNLSVIAAYENVELNLPNSAKPPKNSVLIFTSPKNVRSFVRNFGWDESYKAVSIGNTTAQILKDFCEPKICEIQSINSAINLALLIV, from the coding sequence ATGGCTAAAAAGCAAAGCCTAATCTATCTTATCTCAAATACGCCTTGTAGCGATGAACGCATAGCACATTTGCAAGTTTGCGAAATCAAATTTTTTGAATTTGCAAACTTGGGCGAATTTGATAGTATTGTTATAACTTCGAAAAATGCGATAAAAGCTTTGGAATTTAACCAAATTAGCTTAAATTTAAACACACAAATTTACGCTATCGGCGAAGCTTCCCATAAAGAAGCTAAAAAATTTGGATTTAAAAATATATATTTAGCCAAAAACTCGCACGGAAGCGAATTTGCGCGTGAAATTTTGCCGTTTTTAAAAGGAAAAATTTTGTATTTAAAAGCCAAAGAAACCGTTTCAAATTTGGATAAATATTTGCTTCAAAACGGCGTAAATTTAAGCGTTATTGCAGCCTATGAAAATGTAGAATTAAATTTGCCAAATTCAGCCAAACCGCCAAAAAACTCGGTTTTAATCTTTACTTCCCCAAAAAATGTTCGCTCTTTCGTGCGAAATTTCGGTTGGGACGAAAGCTACAAGGCAGTTAGTATCGGAAATACAACGGCACAAATTTTAAAAGATTTTTGCGAACCTAAAATTTGCGAAATTCAGTCGATAAATTCGGCAATAAATCTTGCTTTACTAATAGTTTAA
- a CDS encoding polyribonucleotide nucleotidyltransferase, translated as MQCLVDVNNNLEIFDINKVAKQAAGAALLRVKNTVVLATVAREERQVEEDFLPLTVQYIEKQYAAGRIPGGYIKRETKPGDFETLTSRIIDRSLRPLFPKGYAYPTQIVVFVLSADPEVDLQVVSLNAASAALYLSDIPMKAPVCGVRVGKINGELIINPTNSQLKQSSLDLYVAGVGDELLMIEMRSLPQLNGENQNMNEVNEDDMVKAIDFAGQAILKGSLAYEEVFMPHKKNEANLEYKPEIENEAIAEYIDKFYKDDVKFAINQMAKSERATELDKIVKKIITDDEAVKNEWEESVISNVIGKYKRKIIRSQIINERRRADGRALNEVRPIDIETNLLPNAHGSCLFTRGQTQALVVTTLGGDSDAQLSDSLTENSAITEKFMFNYNFPGFSVGEASPLKSPGRRELGHGNLAKRALFPSVAVNSPWAIRVVSEILESNGSSSMASVCGGSLSMRAAGISTQKLVAGVAMGLVFEDDKHAVLTDIMGLEDHDGDMDFKVAGSKDGITALQMDIKLGGISLEVLSEALNQAKEGREHILNLMEIANEKICINEDILPKLEIFSVDPSKIVDIIGQGGKTIKEITEKFGVSIDLDREKGEVKIHGVKKSGVDGAKEQILSIVKGGGRDFKKGAPRKDFKKDIKFEIGEEFDGVVQKVMEFGAFISLRDGVDGLLHISKIKTKLNEGDSVKVKVAEQKGSKISLELVSENS; from the coding sequence ATGCAGTGCTTAGTTGATGTGAATAACAATTTAGAGATTTTTGATATTAACAAAGTCGCCAAACAAGCAGCAGGAGCTGCACTTTTAAGAGTGAAAAACACAGTTGTTTTAGCTACAGTCGCAAGAGAAGAAAGGCAGGTTGAAGAAGATTTTTTACCGCTAACCGTGCAGTATATCGAAAAACAATACGCAGCAGGTAGAATTCCTGGTGGTTATATAAAAAGGGAGACTAAGCCCGGAGATTTTGAAACGCTAACAAGCCGTATAATAGACCGCTCTTTAAGACCGCTTTTCCCAAAAGGCTATGCTTATCCTACGCAAATCGTGGTTTTTGTGCTTTCAGCCGATCCCGAAGTTGATTTACAAGTTGTAAGTCTAAATGCCGCAAGCGCAGCACTTTATCTAAGCGATATACCTATGAAAGCCCCTGTTTGCGGTGTTAGAGTAGGTAAGATCAACGGCGAACTTATCATAAATCCTACAAATTCGCAGCTTAAACAAAGTTCGCTTGATCTTTATGTCGCGGGTGTCGGCGATGAGCTTTTGATGATAGAGATGAGATCTTTGCCACAACTAAACGGCGAAAATCAAAATATGAACGAAGTAAATGAAGATGATATGGTAAAAGCCATTGATTTTGCAGGACAGGCGATTTTAAAAGGCTCTTTGGCTTATGAAGAAGTTTTTATGCCACACAAAAAAAATGAAGCAAATTTAGAGTATAAACCTGAAATCGAAAATGAAGCAATCGCCGAATATATCGATAAATTCTATAAAGACGATGTCAAATTTGCTATAAACCAAATGGCAAAAAGTGAGCGAGCAACCGAGCTTGATAAAATCGTTAAAAAAATCATAACTGATGATGAAGCAGTTAAAAATGAGTGGGAAGAGAGCGTTATCTCAAATGTCATCGGCAAGTATAAACGCAAAATCATTAGAAGCCAAATCATAAATGAACGCCGTAGAGCTGACGGAAGAGCATTAAATGAAGTTCGCCCAATCGACATAGAAACAAATTTGCTTCCAAACGCTCACGGTAGCTGTCTTTTTACGCGCGGTCAAACTCAGGCGTTAGTTGTTACTACGCTTGGCGGCGATAGCGATGCCCAACTTAGCGATAGTTTAACGGAAAACTCGGCAATTACTGAAAAATTTATGTTTAATTACAATTTTCCGGGATTTTCTGTCGGCGAAGCAAGTCCTTTAAAGAGTCCTGGTCGTAGAGAGCTAGGACATGGAAATTTAGCCAAAAGAGCGCTTTTCCCAAGTGTAGCGGTAAATTCGCCGTGGGCGATTCGCGTAGTTAGCGAAATTTTAGAGAGCAATGGTTCTAGCTCAATGGCGAGTGTTTGCGGCGGTTCTTTATCTATGAGAGCAGCAGGAATTTCGACACAAAAACTAGTTGCAGGAGTTGCTATGGGCTTAGTTTTTGAAGATGATAAACACGCGGTCTTAACAGACATCATGGGACTAGAAGACCACGACGGAGATATGGATTTTAAGGTTGCAGGTAGCAAGGACGGAATCACTGCACTTCAAATGGATATAAAGCTTGGCGGAATTAGCCTTGAAGTGCTAAGCGAAGCCCTAAATCAAGCAAAAGAAGGCAGAGAGCATATCTTAAATTTAATGGAAATTGCAAATGAAAAAATTTGCATAAATGAAGATATTTTACCAAAGCTTGAAATTTTTAGCGTAGATCCAAGCAAAATCGTCGATATTATCGGTCAAGGCGGTAAAACTATAAAAGAAATTACCGAAAAATTCGGCGTTAGCATTGATTTAGATAGAGAAAAAGGCGAAGTTAAAATTCACGGCGTTAAAAAATCTGGTGTCGATGGCGCAAAAGAGCAAATTCTTTCTATTGTCAAAGGTGGCGGACGAGATTTCAAAAAAGGTGCTCCAAGAAAAGATTTCAAAAAAGATATTAAATTTGAAATCGGCGAAGAATTTGATGGCGTGGTGCAAAAAGTAATGGAATTTGGTGCATTTATCTCACTTAGAGACGGCGTAGATGGTTTGCTTCATATCTCAAAAATCAAAACAAAACTAAACGAAGGCGATAGTGTCAAAGTAAAAGTGGCAGAGCAAAAAGGAAGCAAAATTTCACTTGAATTAGTTAGCGAAAATTCATAA
- the purD gene encoding phosphoribosylamine--glycine ligase — protein MNILIIGNGGREYAIGLKLKEDSNVLNLYFAPGNGATEKLGKNVNLSDFEDLAQFAIKRDINLTIVGPEDPLTKGIVDVFKSHNLAVFGPSKNAARLEGSKAFMKDFLKRKNIKTARFLSSSDFNEICEFIDNLGETIVVKADGLCAGKGVIIAKSKDEAKSAVKSMLSGESFGNAGKTVVVEEFLDGFELSFFAICDGENFVSLPVAQDHKRLLDNDMGPNTGGMGAYAPSPLATPELIKKVENEIVAPTLKGMKEDGNPFCGVLFVGLMIVKNEPFVLEYNVRFGDPECEVLMPLIDGSLSEILYNAAIGKLQSIKLKDEFAVGVVMASKNYPFSSSEPALISVSEIEPNSHICYAGVGSENGKIIANGGRVLVSVATAKSIKEARDTAYRLCENIKFDGAQYRKDIAYQALKNG, from the coding sequence TTGAATATACTTATTATCGGCAACGGCGGTAGAGAATACGCCATCGGATTAAAACTAAAAGAAGATTCTAATGTTTTAAATTTATACTTTGCTCCCGGTAACGGAGCGACCGAAAAACTCGGCAAAAATGTGAATTTAAGCGACTTTGAAGATTTGGCTCAGTTTGCAATCAAAAGAGATATAAATCTAACTATCGTAGGTCCAGAAGATCCGCTTACAAAGGGCATTGTCGATGTTTTTAAATCTCATAATTTAGCCGTTTTTGGACCGAGTAAAAATGCTGCAAGGCTCGAGGGCAGTAAGGCCTTTATGAAAGATTTTTTAAAGCGAAAAAATATAAAAACTGCTAGATTTTTAAGTTCAAGCGATTTTAATGAAATTTGCGAATTTATCGATAATTTGGGCGAAACAATCGTTGTTAAAGCCGACGGACTTTGTGCCGGAAAAGGCGTAATCATCGCAAAAAGCAAAGATGAAGCCAAGAGTGCTGTAAAAAGTATGCTAAGCGGTGAAAGCTTTGGAAATGCCGGTAAAACGGTGGTTGTGGAAGAATTTTTAGACGGATTTGAACTTAGCTTTTTTGCCATTTGCGACGGCGAAAATTTTGTCTCGCTTCCTGTTGCACAAGATCACAAAAGACTATTAGATAATGATATGGGTCCAAATACAGGCGGAATGGGCGCTTATGCTCCAAGTCCGTTGGCAACGCCTGAGCTAATAAAAAAAGTGGAAAATGAAATCGTAGCACCAACTCTAAAAGGCATGAAGGAAGATGGAAATCCTTTTTGTGGAGTGCTTTTTGTAGGACTTATGATAGTTAAAAACGAGCCTTTTGTGCTTGAATACAATGTCCGTTTTGGCGACCCTGAATGCGAAGTTTTAATGCCGTTGATTGATGGAAGTTTGAGTGAAATTCTTTATAATGCCGCAATAGGCAAACTTCAAAGCATAAAACTAAAAGACGAATTTGCCGTGGGTGTTGTAATGGCTAGTAAAAATTATCCTTTTTCTTCTAGCGAACCTGCTTTGATAAGTGTAAGCGAAATTGAGCCAAATTCGCACATTTGCTATGCCGGTGTAGGTAGCGAAAACGGAAAAATCATAGCAAACGGGGGCAGAGTTTTAGTAAGCGTAGCAACTGCAAAAAGCATAAAAGAAGCAAGAGACACGGCTTACAGACTTTGTGAAAATATCAAATTTGACGGCGCACAGTATCGCAAAGATATAGCGTATCAGGCGTTAAAAAATGGCTGA
- the argH gene encoding argininosuccinate lyase, with translation MKKMWEGRFSEASSELLEKFNASIEFDKNLYFEDITGSIAHATMLGECGIITKNDSKKIIKGLEQILKEFENGKFEIKISDEDIHMAVEKRLGEIIGAEFSGKLHTARSRNDQVATDFRRFVLRSNLEISKLLLNLITSFNEIAKANLNTLMPGYTHLQHAQPVSLAQHLMAYAFMFKRDFDRLISSYERNNFSPLGSAALAGTPHNINRNQTAELMGFKAPLSNSMDGVSDRDFALEILFNISVIFTHTSRLCEELILWSSQEFGFITISDKFSTGSSIMPQKKNPDVAELIRGKTGRVYGNLMALLTTMKALPLAYNKDMQEDKEGVFDSVEQAKNSLIILNEMLKTTKFNEENMLKATKTGHLSATDLADFLVRERNVPFRQAHFITGKCVARAEKLGIDLSEISLKELRKIYADFDESAIEVLNLANSKEARTSLGGTANASVKTQIKEIEKWLKSKA, from the coding sequence ATGAAAAAAATGTGGGAAGGCAGATTTAGCGAAGCTAGTAGCGAACTTTTAGAAAAATTTAACGCTTCGATTGAATTTGATAAAAATTTATATTTTGAGGATATTACAGGCTCGATTGCCCATGCTACGATGCTTGGTGAGTGCGGGATTATAACAAAAAATGATAGCAAAAAAATCATAAAAGGTTTAGAGCAAATTTTAAAAGAGTTTGAAAACGGCAAATTTGAGATAAAAATCAGCGATGAAGATATTCACATGGCGGTTGAAAAACGCCTTGGCGAGATAATCGGAGCTGAATTTAGTGGAAAACTTCACACAGCACGAAGTAGAAATGATCAGGTTGCAACCGATTTTAGGCGATTTGTGCTTCGCTCAAATTTGGAAATTTCAAAACTTTTGCTAAATTTAATCACATCTTTTAATGAAATCGCAAAAGCAAATTTAAACACGCTAATGCCCGGTTACACGCACTTACAACACGCTCAACCGGTAAGCCTAGCACAACATTTAATGGCGTATGCGTTTATGTTTAAAAGGGATTTTGATCGCCTTATTTCAAGTTATGAGCGAAATAATTTCTCTCCTTTGGGAAGCGCAGCACTTGCAGGAACGCCACATAATATAAATCGCAACCAAACTGCCGAGCTTATGGGCTTTAAAGCGCCTTTGTCAAATTCTATGGACGGCGTTAGTGATAGAGATTTTGCGTTAGAAATTTTATTTAACATAAGCGTTATTTTTACGCACACTTCAAGGCTTTGCGAAGAGCTTATTTTGTGGAGTTCGCAAGAATTTGGATTTATTACGATAAGCGATAAATTTAGCACAGGTTCAAGCATAATGCCGCAAAAGAAAAACCCAGATGTCGCAGAGCTAATTAGAGGCAAAACGGGCAGAGTTTATGGAAATTTAATGGCACTGCTAACCACGATGAAAGCCCTACCTTTGGCGTATAACAAGGATATGCAAGAAGACAAAGAAGGCGTTTTTGATAGTGTAGAACAAGCTAAAAATTCGCTTATTATTTTAAATGAAATGTTAAAAACAACCAAATTTAACGAAGAAAATATGCTAAAAGCAACTAAAACAGGGCATTTAAGTGCGACTGATTTAGCTGATTTTTTGGTGAGAGAAAGAAATGTGCCGTTTAGACAGGCTCATTTTATCACAGGAAAGTGCGTGGCAAGGGCTGAAAAACTTGGCATTGATTTAAGCGAAATCAGCCTAAAAGAGCTTAGAAAAATTTACGCAGATTTCGATGAAAGTGCCATAGAAGTGCTAAATTTAGCCAACTCAAAAGAAGCTAGAACTTCGCTTGGCGGCACGGCAAATGCAAGTGTGAAAACACAAATCAAAGAGATAGAGAAATGGCTAAAAAGCAAAGCCTAA
- a CDS encoding RDD family protein: MAENGKLSLATNGRRILSCGIDEMVLAILFFLIYMGEFSKAANQEQLQDIMMNFIVQYYIIKVLYHTLFVYFYGATLGKFVCKIRCINQDALVPNFYESLMRAVVRIISEFAFYLGFVWAFFSEFKQTWHDKFATTLVVQVD; this comes from the coding sequence ATGGCTGAAAACGGAAAATTAAGCCTAGCCACAAACGGACGCAGGATACTTTCTTGTGGTATCGATGAAATGGTTTTGGCGATTTTATTTTTTCTTATTTACATGGGCGAATTTTCAAAAGCCGCAAATCAAGAGCAACTTCAAGATATAATGATGAATTTTATAGTGCAATACTATATCATAAAAGTGCTTTACCACACGCTTTTTGTCTATTTTTACGGAGCGACTTTGGGTAAATTTGTTTGCAAAATTCGTTGCATAAACCAAGACGCTCTTGTGCCAAATTTTTATGAATCTCTAATGAGAGCCGTTGTTAGGATTATTAGCGAATTTGCCTTTTATTTGGGCTTTGTGTGGGCATTTTTTAGCGAATTTAAGCAAACTTGGCACGATAAATTTGCGACAACTTTGGTGGTGCAAGTTGATTAA
- a CDS encoding LPS-assembly protein LptD, with amino-acid sequence MLGLLANLPFIWALCGHFLANLSKLGTINLRQLWWCKLIKIFKFLSVILLFCLNLLNAKVQNVELIADDVVKNGDIITATGNVIIYSQDYFVTADRAVYDQKDEVAELFGNVNSMRGLNEASRANYVKLDFKNDLQEADANFIMDKDGEIWMQNDKTCVDSEYYRIKGGAVSSCNVSDPDWKIKFSSAKMNKESKFLHIFNPVFYVSDYPVLYLPYFGFPTDKTRRTGLLPPEIGYIGSEGAYYKQPIYFAPYESWDFQIDPQIRSRRGVGVYGTFRFADSPYSYGEIRGGMFENKSKHQKRLELANKQHHGFEIQYDRSRLVKHLIDGDFKENLWLDFTKLNDLEYYDLVSKGGIDDDSANSLVTSRLNYYLTTDNHYFGLYARYYLDTAKLNSENLFKNNDTVQEIPTLHYHKFVDNFALPNLLYSVDTKAHNYIRDDGVEARHYELNIPVSFSMPLFDEYLNLIIGENLYFSYIDWDKKYNYANGEFSTDNSTAYINNYHLISLQSDLAKSYENFFHTVSFGLDLLIPWYQKGDIDDRLFKYYRYDYDKENSKINKSALNNVKSSLYYEDNFINELSDDYTHDSLAGRFTQYFYDGNGRKFIRHMIKQRYDFDEDEFGELDHSIDFYFKNGLRLGNRFLYSHKYHSFDRIRSYAGYSNDYFSGSLTHSYEYRKFSEDRDRYTKDNYFIANLALNLPNYYKLFGRVDYDLQRDYTKMWRVGVTHNRKCWNFSFVYQEDIEPKNTNKQNYEKASKEQGFYFFVNFYPFGGVGYDFSINHDYTEQN; translated from the coding sequence TTGTTAGGATTATTAGCGAATTTGCCTTTTATTTGGGCTTTGTGTGGGCATTTTTTAGCGAATTTAAGCAAACTTGGCACGATAAATTTGCGACAACTTTGGTGGTGCAAGTTGATTAAAATATTTAAATTTTTATCCGTTATTTTGCTATTTTGCCTAAATTTACTTAATGCAAAAGTCCAAAATGTCGAGCTTATCGCCGATGATGTAGTAAAAAACGGAGACATAATAACAGCAACCGGAAATGTAATAATATATTCGCAAGATTATTTCGTAACCGCAGATCGCGCCGTGTATGATCAAAAAGACGAAGTTGCCGAGCTTTTTGGCAATGTAAATTCTATGCGTGGGTTAAATGAGGCTTCGCGGGCAAACTATGTCAAACTTGATTTTAAAAACGATTTGCAAGAAGCCGATGCAAATTTTATCATGGATAAAGACGGCGAAATTTGGATGCAAAATGATAAAACCTGCGTTGATAGCGAATATTATCGCATAAAAGGCGGCGCGGTTTCTAGCTGTAATGTCAGCGATCCTGACTGGAAGATTAAATTTAGTAGTGCAAAAATGAATAAAGAAAGCAAATTTTTGCATATTTTTAATCCTGTTTTTTATGTTAGCGATTATCCTGTTTTGTATCTGCCGTATTTTGGCTTTCCGACCGATAAAACACGCAGAACTGGGCTTTTACCGCCTGAGATTGGCTATATCGGAAGCGAGGGTGCGTATTATAAACAGCCGATTTATTTTGCTCCGTATGAGAGCTGGGATTTTCAAATCGATCCGCAAATTCGTTCTCGTAGGGGAGTTGGAGTTTATGGCACATTTAGATTTGCCGATTCGCCTTACTCTTATGGCGAAATTCGGGGTGGTATGTTTGAAAACAAATCAAAGCATCAAAAAAGACTTGAACTTGCAAATAAGCAACACCATGGATTCGAGATACAATACGATAGAAGTAGGCTCGTAAAACACCTAATCGACGGCGATTTCAAAGAAAATTTATGGCTTGATTTTACCAAGCTTAATGATTTGGAGTATTATGATTTAGTTAGCAAAGGCGGGATTGACGACGATAGTGCAAATTCGCTTGTAACTTCAAGACTAAATTATTATCTAACGACAGATAATCACTATTTTGGGCTTTACGCGAGATATTATTTAGATACTGCGAAGCTAAATAGCGAGAATTTGTTTAAAAATAACGATACGGTTCAAGAAATTCCTACTTTGCATTATCATAAATTCGTTGATAATTTTGCCTTGCCAAATTTGCTTTATTCTGTCGATACCAAGGCACACAACTACATTAGAGATGACGGCGTAGAAGCAAGACATTATGAGTTAAATATTCCTGTGAGTTTTTCTATGCCTTTATTTGATGAGTATTTAAATTTGATTATCGGCGAAAATCTCTATTTTTCGTATATTGATTGGGATAAAAAGTATAACTACGCAAATGGCGAATTTAGCACGGATAATTCAACTGCATATATAAATAATTATCATTTAATTTCTCTTCAAAGCGATTTAGCAAAATCTTATGAGAATTTTTTCCACACCGTTTCATTTGGGCTTGATTTGCTTATCCCTTGGTATCAAAAGGGCGATATCGATGATAGATTGTTTAAATACTACCGCTACGATTATGATAAGGAAAATTCAAAAATAAATAAATCTGCCTTAAATAATGTAAAAAGTTCGCTTTATTATGAAGATAATTTCATAAACGAACTTAGCGATGATTATACGCACGATAGCCTTGCAGGGCGTTTTACGCAGTATTTTTATGATGGAAATGGGCGTAAATTTATTCGCCACATGATAAAACAAAGATATGATTTTGACGAAGATGAATTTGGCGAGTTAGATCATAGCATTGATTTTTATTTTAAAAATGGTCTTAGACTTGGAAATAGATTTTTATATTCGCATAAATACCATAGCTTTGATCGAATTAGAAGCTATGCAGGTTATTCAAATGACTATTTTAGCGGATCTTTGACGCACTCTTATGAGTATAGAAAATTTAGCGAAGATAGAGATAGATATACAAAAGACAACTATTTCATAGCAAATTTAGCACTAAATTTGCCAAATTATTACAAACTTTTTGGCAGGGTTGATTATGATTTGCAAAGAGATTATACTAAAATGTGGCGAGTCGGCGTTACGCATAACCGAAAATGCTGGAATTTCTCATTTGTGTATCAAGAAGATATTGAGCCAAAAAATACAAACAAGCAAAATTATGAAAAAGCGAGCAAAGAACAAGGATTTTATTTCTTTGTAAATTTCTATCCTTTTGGTGGTGTTGGCTATGACTTTTCTATAAATCACGATTATACGGAGCAAAACTGA